In one Myotis daubentonii chromosome 1, mMyoDau2.1, whole genome shotgun sequence genomic region, the following are encoded:
- the RNASE11 gene encoding probable ribonuclease 11, whose translation MEASLLLLCLGLILVGSSGNKMEAIKEEFSEGEMQNDLAKSDQEKQTIEILMNLTLLYKNTSLGISKDIMSSLSTFRRLHDSFSKGNSPGNDKECYNDIVIWRKVSEANESCKLSNNFILGSMEVICRAPKILSCKRGQNLGISCFESPDLVITMGQLTTGKQFPRCQYHSVTSLKKILAVLTGHSLMSWLVSGSRL comes from the coding sequence ATGGAGGCCTCTCTGCTGCTACTCTGCCTGGGGCTGATTCTTGTAGGATCTTCaggaaacaaaatggaggcaattaAAGAAGAATTTTCAGAGGGAGAGATGCAAAATGACTTGGCAAAAAGTGACCAAGAAAAACAGACCATTGAGATATTAATGAACTTGACTCTGTTGTATAAAAATACTAGCCTTGGCATATCCAAGGATATTATGTCTTCATTATCGACATTCAGAAGATTACATGATAGCTTCTCCAAGGGAAACAGTCCAGGTAATGACAAAGAGTGTTACAATGACATAGTGATCTGGAGAAAAGTTTCAGAAGCTAATGAGTCATGCAAGTTGAGCAATAACTTTATTCTTGGCTCCATGGAAGTGATCTGCAGGGCCCCCAAGATCCTCAGCTGCAAGCGTGGACAGAATCTTGGCATAAGCTGTTTTGAAAGCCCAGACCTGGTGATAACTATGGGCCAGCTTACTACAGGCAAACAGTTCCCCAGGTGCCAATACCACAGTGTTAcctcattaaagaaaatattggcaGTGCTAACAGGTCATTCTTTGATGAGCTGGTTAGTTAGTGGCTCTAGATTGTAA
- the RNASE12 gene encoding probable inactive ribonuclease-like protein 12 — translation MLLVKATAKRKGIKPTDVKGLLPLMILMVIIFLMIVFWENELYEETVVSTIEHLHVDYPQSNIAVRYCNHMILERIIKEPDNTCKKEHVFIHERPRQINRVCTSPKRTACQNHSSILCFQSETKFKMTVCKLIEGIRYPACRYHISPTEGFLVVTCDDMGPVNFQKYVE, via the exons ATGTTACTTGTGAAAGCTACAGCAAAAAGGAAAG GAATTAAACCCACAGATGTAAAAGGACTCTTACCCCTGATGATACTAATGGTGATAATTTTCCTGATGATTGTGTTCTGGGAAAACGAGCTGTATGAAGAAACAGTGGTGTCAACCATAGAACACTTGCACGTGGACTACCCTCAGAGTAATATTGCTGTAAGGTACTGCAACCACATGATCTTAGAAAGAATCATCAAGGAACCTGACAACACCTGCAAAAAGGAGCATGTCTTCATCCACGAGAGGCCTCGACAGATCAATCGTGTTTGCACTTCTCCCAAGAGGACGGCTTGCCAAAACCATTCCAGCATTTTATGCTTCCAGAGTGAGACAAAGTTCAAAATGACAGTCTGTAAGCTCATTGAAGGTATCAGATATCCTGCCTGCAGGTACCACATTTCCCCCACAGAGGGGTTTCTTGTAGTcacttgtgatgacatggggccCGTTAACTTCCAGAAATATGTTGAATAA